A genomic stretch from Deltaproteobacteria bacterium includes:
- a CDS encoding PhoH family protein, with amino-acid sequence MRKKIFVLDTNVLLHDPRAIFSFADNEVVIPIHVIEEIDNFKKELSELGRNARLIVRSLDELRLEGNITEGVPSGDGGLVRVAISTRGLPNDYKNALKADDRIVATALECQEQSPEQQVIFVTKDVNLRIRAAALGLKVEDYDAARTDISELYSGIADVPVANEAIDEFYKEGKLALADPYYFPNQFALLRDNTNDSHTALARVDLENRIFQPITKLKDGLWGIRPRNKEQTFAATLLLDDRIKLVTLVGKAGTGKTLLAIAAGLQKVTEEGTYQRLLIARPVFPLGRDLGYLPGDIEEKLNPWMQPIFDNVEFLMGLGKAERRQGRSYHELMDMGVLEIEPLTYIRGRSIPNQFMVVDEAQNLTPHEVKTIISRAGEGTKIVLTGDPYQIDNPYVDATNNGLVHTVNCFRAEKIFGHVTLVKGERSELAELATNLL; translated from the coding sequence ATGAGAAAAAAAATCTTTGTTCTTGATACCAACGTTTTATTGCATGACCCACGCGCAATATTTTCATTTGCTGATAATGAAGTAGTTATTCCTATTCATGTAATCGAAGAAATTGATAATTTTAAAAAAGAACTTTCAGAACTTGGTCGTAATGCTCGTTTAATCGTACGCTCTCTTGATGAATTACGTCTTGAAGGCAATATTACTGAAGGAGTACCTAGCGGTGATGGCGGTCTTGTTCGTGTAGCTATCTCGACTAGGGGCTTACCAAATGATTATAAAAATGCCTTAAAAGCGGATGATCGCATCGTTGCCACTGCGCTTGAATGTCAAGAGCAGTCACCAGAACAGCAAGTAATTTTTGTTACTAAAGATGTCAATTTACGTATTCGTGCTGCAGCTCTGGGTCTTAAGGTCGAAGATTATGATGCCGCCCGCACTGATATTTCAGAACTATATTCAGGTATCGCTGATGTACCTGTAGCTAACGAAGCTATTGACGAATTTTATAAAGAAGGAAAGTTAGCGCTTGCTGACCCCTATTATTTTCCCAATCAATTTGCCTTACTACGTGATAATACCAACGATTCACATACAGCATTAGCCAGAGTCGATCTTGAAAATCGTATCTTTCAACCGATTACTAAACTCAAAGATGGTTTATGGGGAATTCGACCTCGTAACAAAGAACAAACATTTGCCGCAACTTTATTATTAGATGATCGCATTAAATTAGTTACCTTAGTTGGCAAAGCTGGCACTGGAAAAACTCTATTAGCCATTGCCGCTGGTTTACAAAAAGTCACTGAAGAAGGTACCTACCAACGTCTTTTAATTGCACGACCGGTATTTCCTTTGGGTCGTGATCTTGGCTACCTTCCCGGAGACATCGAAGAAAAACTTAATCCCTGGATGCAGCCTATTTTTGATAACGTTGAATTTCTTATGGGGTTAGGTAAAGCAGAGCGTCGCCAAGGTCGTAGCTATCACGAATTGATGGATATGGGTGTACTTGAAATCGAACCTTTAACTTATATTCGTGGTCGCTCCATCCCCAATCAATTTATGGTGGTGGATGAAGCACAAAATCTAACACCCCACGAAGTGAAAACTATAATCAGTAGAGCTGGTGAAGGCACAAAAATTGTACTTACCGGTGATCCATACCAAATCGATAACCCATATGTAGATGCCACCAATAATGGCTTAGTACACACGGTAAATTGCTTTAGGGCTGAAAAAATCTTTGGTCATGTAACTTTAGTAAAAGGAGAAAGATCTGAGCTTGCTGAGTTAGCGACTAATTTGCTTTAA
- a CDS encoding diguanylate cyclase, which translates to MGQRKADAPSDATQRMRIKSNGQLPVFVRWLLRTVYNFINHTLGLSTAFAVLSTIWLGWLRMANLDALIALGVLSVLLVMRLGQRVYRGLSYASNTFNDFELGTLLVVAAFAIFEVTGGSHSLLYPLIYALVSFLVAFHGLALGAYFLLLIISIEAIIFWRYDHFATWHLLLSHISLNIFFAALSSSFLRSELLDRKTIAEKKLRAYINDIQTQAREYRLTSGLLHTDRELNCEEIDERRHLGSVQAISQSLYNLLGIAEPAISPHTVALMWLDDSDHFFRIKELRSQSNYITEKPISVGAGFLGVINKRQEILQLTNLKPGHSGLVYYDRPQPVTDFIGIPVMEGSFLRGILLADRINATPFSETDMAVLTTLAAEIVRSVEVERVFAEMDHAKFQQEKFYEASREFNQTLTVHEVAKITLEAAKRVAHIEFSALAVLQDGHHHIRIEAIDWAGHNEADLWIGQTIDSEHSLVGAAIKAQYPLPHGTVHNAKQTIFAQGYDLPLPAVKVVPLIARGKSLGALVIASSQKNFLPMGTIDMIKVIADHAAIALSNAQLFEHNERLATTDGLTGLVNHRHFQYLFDQTLAQAERYNRKLSILITDIDHFKSVNDTYGHPVGDKVLKRVANIVAQTARAKIDTVARYGGEEFAVLLPETDQQGALQLAERIRVLVKDEQFYCEQGKFRSSISLGIATYPDDATTKPKLIDCADQALYFAKHQGRNRCINYAMLNLKREG; encoded by the coding sequence GTGGGTCAACGCAAGGCAGATGCACCTTCTGACGCTACGCAGCGTATGCGTATAAAAAGCAACGGCCAACTCCCTGTTTTTGTGCGTTGGCTGTTACGAACGGTATACAACTTCATCAATCACACTTTAGGACTATCTACAGCATTTGCGGTCTTAAGTACTATCTGGCTTGGCTGGCTACGCATGGCCAACCTAGATGCGCTTATTGCACTTGGTGTACTTTCAGTTTTATTGGTTATGCGTCTGGGGCAACGGGTTTACCGTGGCTTATCATATGCTAGCAATACTTTTAATGACTTTGAACTTGGCACTTTATTAGTAGTGGCCGCATTTGCCATATTTGAAGTCACGGGCGGTAGTCATAGTTTACTTTATCCTTTAATTTACGCTTTAGTCAGCTTTTTAGTGGCTTTTCATGGATTAGCTCTTGGTGCCTATTTTTTACTGCTAATCATTTCAATCGAGGCTATAATTTTCTGGCGTTATGACCATTTTGCTACTTGGCATCTTTTATTATCTCATATTTCGTTAAATATCTTTTTTGCAGCTTTATCCTCCTCATTTCTTCGTTCTGAGTTATTAGATCGTAAAACTATCGCCGAGAAAAAATTGCGTGCCTATATCAACGATATTCAAACCCAAGCACGCGAATATCGTCTTACTTCTGGTTTATTGCATACCGATCGTGAGCTTAATTGCGAAGAAATCGATGAACGGCGTCATTTAGGTTCAGTTCAAGCAATTTCTCAATCTCTTTATAATCTTTTAGGGATAGCTGAACCCGCAATATCACCTCATACGGTGGCACTGATGTGGCTAGACGATAGCGATCATTTTTTCCGTATTAAAGAACTGCGTTCGCAATCAAATTACATAACCGAAAAACCAATTTCGGTAGGAGCCGGGTTTTTGGGGGTAATTAACAAGCGTCAAGAAATTTTACAGCTTACTAATTTAAAACCAGGGCACAGTGGCTTAGTTTATTATGATCGCCCCCAACCAGTAACTGATTTTATAGGTATCCCGGTCATGGAAGGCTCCTTCTTGCGTGGTATCCTTTTGGCTGATCGCATTAATGCTACGCCATTTAGTGAAACCGACATGGCAGTCTTAACTACCTTAGCAGCCGAAATTGTACGCTCGGTTGAGGTTGAACGTGTTTTTGCTGAAATGGATCATGCTAAATTTCAGCAAGAAAAATTTTACGAAGCCTCTCGCGAATTTAACCAAACACTCACCGTACATGAGGTGGCTAAAATTACCCTTGAGGCAGCAAAACGGGTAGCCCATATAGAATTTTCAGCTTTAGCAGTACTGCAAGATGGACATCATCACATTCGCATTGAAGCTATTGATTGGGCCGGGCACAATGAAGCTGATTTGTGGATTGGGCAAACCATCGATAGTGAGCATAGTCTTGTTGGTGCTGCCATCAAGGCTCAATATCCACTTCCTCATGGTACAGTACATAATGCAAAACAGACCATTTTCGCCCAAGGTTATGATTTGCCCTTACCTGCGGTAAAGGTAGTACCTTTAATTGCTCGTGGTAAAAGCTTAGGGGCTTTAGTTATTGCTTCAAGCCAAAAAAACTTTTTACCGATGGGCACTATCGATATGATTAAAGTAATAGCCGATCATGCTGCTATCGCTTTATCAAACGCCCAGTTATTTGAACATAATGAGCGCCTTGCAACTACCGACGGTCTCACCGGGCTAGTTAATCATCGTCATTTTCAATACCTTTTTGATCAAACTTTGGCACAAGCCGAGCGTTATAATCGTAAACTCTCAATATTAATAACCGACATTGACCATTTTAAAAGTGTTAATGATACCTACGGCCACCCAGTTGGCGATAAAGTACTAAAACGAGTAGCAAATATTGTAGCACAAACTGCACGTGCTAAAATTGATACTGTGGCACGTTATGGCGGTGAAGAATTCGCAGTATTGTTACCTGAGACAGATCAACAAGGGGCACTACAACTCGCGGAACGTATTCGCGTCCTTGTAAAAGACGAACAGTTTTACTGCGAACAAGGCAAATTTCGCTCTAGCATCTCACTAGGCATAGCTACCTACCCAGATGACGCCACAACTAAACCCAAATTAATAGATTGTGCTGACCAAGCATTATATTTTGCTAAGCATCAAGGACGTAACCGTTGTATTAATTATGCGATGTTAAATCTTAAACGAGAGGGTTAA
- a CDS encoding AbrB/MazE/SpoVT family DNA-binding domain-containing protein, translating to MKTVVSEKGQVTIPKKLRMRLGIKAGQTLELSEKAGYIIVAKTNDADVLDRLYGILPNKMTTDSFINSIRGKPDTL from the coding sequence ATGAAAACAGTGGTTTCAGAAAAAGGTCAAGTTACCATTCCAAAAAAATTAAGAATGCGCCTAGGCATTAAGGCTGGGCAGACTCTCGAATTAAGCGAAAAAGCGGGCTATATCATAGTTGCTAAAACCAACGATGCAGATGTATTAGACAGACTTTATGGTATTTTGCCTAACAAAATGACAACTGACTCATTTATTAATTCAATTCGTGGAAAACCAGATACTTTATGA
- a CDS encoding PIN domain-containing protein: MITAIDTSVLLDIFTADKNYGPRSKEALRDCIKKGRIIACEVVFAEVACAFPNIKMAKNALDELGIEFEPFGSQAAMQAGEVFKAYRSLGGKRERVIADFLIASHALNYANRLLTRDRGFNRTYFKKLTIIDPSQ; encoded by the coding sequence ATGATCACAGCTATTGATACCAGCGTTTTATTGGATATTTTCACGGCAGATAAAAATTATGGTCCTCGCTCGAAAGAAGCACTCAGAGACTGTATAAAAAAGGGGCGCATTATAGCATGCGAAGTAGTTTTTGCTGAAGTTGCATGCGCCTTTCCTAATATTAAAATGGCTAAAAATGCCTTAGATGAGCTTGGTATTGAATTCGAGCCATTTGGCTCTCAAGCTGCTATGCAAGCTGGCGAAGTTTTTAAGGCTTATCGTTCTCTTGGAGGTAAACGAGAGCGTGTTATAGCTGATTTTTTAATAGCTTCACATGCACTAAACTATGCGAATCGTTTGCTTACTCGCGACCGCGGATTTAATCGTACTTATTTTAAAAAACTAACGATTATTGATCCATCACAATAA
- a CDS encoding thymidine phosphorylase, with product MRTVDFLRLVRDREPVPADEIKAFILEVTSGSIPDYQVAAFLMAACLNGLADDSTVALTHAMRDSGRIVDLQHIAGLKVDKHSTGGVGDKISLALAPLVAACGVAVPMISGRGLGHTGGTLDKLEAIPGFRVDLSIEQFTEIVSKLGLCLIGQTKDLAPADRKLYALRDVTATVESIELITASILSKKLAAGIDALVLDVKVGRGAFMKNIEQARRLAQSLVKVGTDAGLRIRALLTRMQEPLGRTIGNALEVKEAIEILQGKGPADTTELTFALGAEMLLLSGVAYSHTHAREKLTQAISSQAAIELFAKLITAQHGDARVINDPSLLPSAPLQTKVCSSTNGFINEIDAYNLAMLAMQIGAGRARSDDKIDPAVGIELLVQRSSQVQKGDDIAIIHHRHDSAIEAIANQVKQSFIIKERPPEPVALIIESIS from the coding sequence ATGCGTACAGTAGATTTTTTACGTTTAGTGAGGGATCGTGAGCCGGTACCTGCAGATGAAATTAAGGCATTCATTCTTGAGGTTACATCAGGAAGCATTCCCGATTATCAAGTAGCAGCATTTTTAATGGCAGCTTGCCTTAATGGCTTAGCAGATGATTCGACAGTTGCATTAACCCACGCAATGCGAGATTCTGGCCGGATTGTAGATCTCCAGCATATTGCTGGATTAAAAGTTGATAAACATTCTACTGGTGGTGTTGGCGATAAGATTTCATTAGCACTTGCACCGTTAGTGGCCGCTTGTGGGGTTGCGGTACCGATGATTAGTGGCCGTGGTTTAGGTCATACCGGCGGTACATTAGATAAGTTAGAAGCCATACCTGGATTTCGTGTTGATTTAAGCATTGAGCAGTTTACTGAAATAGTCAGCAAATTAGGCTTGTGTTTAATTGGTCAAACAAAAGATTTAGCTCCAGCCGATCGTAAATTATATGCGTTGCGTGATGTTACCGCCACAGTTGAATCAATTGAATTAATTACCGCTTCAATATTATCAAAAAAACTTGCTGCTGGCATAGATGCTTTGGTGCTTGACGTAAAAGTTGGTCGTGGCGCGTTTATGAAAAATATTGAGCAAGCTCGCCGCTTAGCACAATCATTAGTAAAAGTTGGTACTGACGCAGGGTTGAGGATACGAGCACTACTAACGCGTATGCAAGAGCCATTGGGTAGAACAATTGGCAACGCTCTTGAAGTCAAAGAGGCAATCGAAATTTTACAAGGTAAAGGTCCGGCAGATACAACCGAACTGACCTTTGCCTTAGGCGCAGAAATGCTGCTTTTAAGTGGCGTAGCCTATTCTCATACTCATGCACGCGAAAAACTTACACAAGCTATTAGCAGTCAAGCGGCAATAGAGCTTTTTGCTAAGCTCATAACGGCGCAACATGGTGACGCTCGTGTCATCAATGATCCGTCGTTATTACCTTCGGCGCCTTTGCAAACAAAAGTATGTAGTTCTACTAATGGTTTTATCAACGAAATTGATGCATATAATCTTGCCATGTTAGCAATGCAAATAGGCGCCGGGCGAGCGCGTAGCGATGACAAAATTGACCCGGCTGTCGGTATTGAGTTGTTAGTGCAGCGCAGCAGCCAAGTACAAAAAGGTGACGATATTGCGATTATTCATCATCGCCATGACTCTGCTATTGAGGCAATTGCTAATCAAGTTAAACAGTCTTTTATTATAAAAGAAAGACCACCAGAGCCAGTTGCTTTAATTATTGAGAGTATAAGCTAA
- a CDS encoding purine-nucleoside phosphorylase produces MINKTEIDNVVALIQNSYPIKPTIGLVLGSGLGGFANQLQDRVTFKYKSLPGFCSSGVAGHVGELVLGSINGTNCAVMNGRVHYYEGYDMQQVTFPIRVLAALGINVLIVTNAAGALKSKMHPGSLMLISDHINLTGQNPLRGPNNNELGPRFPDMSLAYPFAARKILHEIAAAQSMTLHEGVYVGVTGPTYETPAEVRMLAALGADAVGMSTVAEVIVAVHAGMQVVGISVITNHAAGIAKHQLSHSEVQAIGAQVRPNFNKLLVQAVPRLSRLWSKD; encoded by the coding sequence ATGATTAATAAAACTGAAATTGATAATGTCGTGGCATTAATTCAAAATTCTTACCCAATTAAACCAACAATAGGATTAGTTCTTGGATCGGGCTTGGGGGGCTTTGCCAATCAATTACAGGATAGGGTTACATTTAAATATAAGAGTTTACCAGGTTTTTGTTCAAGCGGTGTAGCTGGTCATGTTGGTGAGTTAGTTTTAGGCAGCATAAATGGCACAAATTGCGCAGTAATGAATGGAAGAGTGCACTATTATGAAGGTTATGATATGCAGCAAGTCACTTTTCCTATTCGCGTTTTAGCCGCTTTAGGAATTAATGTTTTAATTGTCACCAATGCTGCTGGCGCGCTTAAATCGAAGATGCATCCTGGAAGTTTAATGCTGATTAGCGATCATATAAATCTTACTGGGCAAAATCCGCTGCGCGGTCCAAATAATAATGAATTGGGGCCGAGATTTCCTGATATGTCTTTGGCATATCCTTTTGCAGCAAGAAAAATATTGCATGAGATTGCAGCTGCACAATCAATGACTTTACATGAAGGCGTATATGTTGGTGTAACTGGGCCGACTTACGAAACTCCAGCAGAAGTACGTATGTTAGCAGCACTCGGCGCTGATGCTGTTGGCATGTCAACAGTTGCTGAAGTGATTGTAGCAGTACATGCGGGGATGCAAGTTGTGGGAATAAGCGTAATTACTAATCACGCTGCTGGGATAGCAAAGCACCAGTTATCGCATAGTGAGGTACAAGCAATAGGAGCACAGGTACGGCCAAATTTTAATAAGCTGTTAGTGCAAGCGGTGCCGAGGTTATCAAGACTATGGTCGAAAGATTAA
- a CDS encoding cytidine deaminase encodes MNAVSEENELIKKAIIARDNAYAPYSKFKVGAAVQLQDGRVFTGVNVENVSYGLTVCAERNAVAAAIQYGAKPKDIVSIAIAVDAPKPASPCGACRQVLAEFASEELVIILHNINSAITERMKLAELLPKAFSKDELGVTF; translated from the coding sequence ATGAATGCCGTAAGCGAAGAAAACGAACTCATTAAAAAAGCTATTATTGCACGTGATAATGCATACGCTCCCTATTCTAAATTTAAAGTCGGTGCGGCGGTGCAACTTCAGGACGGTCGAGTTTTTACCGGGGTAAATGTTGAGAATGTTTCTTATGGCTTAACGGTATGTGCTGAACGCAATGCGGTCGCTGCAGCAATACAATATGGCGCTAAACCTAAAGATATAGTTAGTATAGCAATAGCAGTTGATGCTCCCAAACCAGCATCACCTTGTGGTGCATGTCGCCAAGTACTAGCAGAATTTGCTAGCGAAGAACTGGTGATTATTTTACATAATATAAATTCAGCAATTACTGAACGAATGAAATTAGCTGAATTGTTGCCAAAAGCATTTAGCAAAGACGAACTTGGCGTTACTTTTTAA
- a CDS encoding bifunctional glycosyltransferase family 2/GtrA family protein, with protein MNKLSIVIPCYNEERTLAKCVETVLRIADASLALELIIVDDCSTDNSLSIAHSLAHQYTEIKILHHTKNQGKGAALRTGFQGATGDFVAVQDADLEYDPFDLKRLLTPLIEDKADVVLGSRFLSGGAHRVLYFWHSLGNRFLTLLSNMFTDLNLTDMETCYKVFKREVIQAIDIRENRFGFEPEIIAKIAAKRLRIYEMGVSYYGRTYQEGKKIGVKDGFRALYCIFRYNASHAPLPIQFLLYLFVGGLAALINLLTFSLLLKFDTNIFIAIATSFIIAATVNYVLCIFLIFRHKARWNIPLELLIFILVATTAGGLDMTVTLGLIKLGTTPLLAKAVSCAIGLIFNFLGRRFLVFPEKQPDDWKVSF; from the coding sequence ATGAACAAATTATCTATAGTCATTCCTTGTTATAACGAAGAGCGAACTTTAGCAAAATGCGTAGAAACCGTATTACGCATCGCTGATGCATCACTTGCATTAGAATTAATAATTGTTGACGATTGTTCAACTGATAATAGTTTATCGATTGCGCATTCACTAGCTCATCAATACACAGAAATTAAAATTTTGCATCATACCAAAAATCAAGGCAAAGGTGCGGCTCTGCGCACCGGATTTCAAGGCGCCACCGGCGACTTTGTTGCTGTTCAAGATGCCGATCTCGAATATGACCCCTTCGATCTTAAGCGACTCTTAACTCCGCTTATCGAAGATAAAGCTGACGTTGTATTGGGCTCGCGCTTTCTTAGTGGTGGGGCTCATCGAGTGCTGTATTTTTGGCATTCTTTGGGTAATCGGTTTCTCACCCTGCTTTCAAATATGTTTACTGACCTTAACCTTACTGACATGGAAACATGTTATAAGGTATTTAAACGTGAAGTAATTCAAGCAATTGATATTCGTGAAAATCGTTTTGGTTTTGAACCTGAAATTATTGCCAAAATTGCAGCAAAGCGGTTGCGTATTTATGAGATGGGGGTCTCCTACTATGGTCGTACTTATCAAGAGGGCAAAAAAATAGGGGTGAAAGATGGTTTTCGCGCTCTCTATTGTATTTTTCGTTATAATGCTAGCCATGCTCCATTACCTATTCAATTTCTACTTTACCTTTTTGTTGGCGGCTTGGCTGCGCTTATCAACCTGTTAACGTTTTCATTATTATTAAAATTTGACACTAATATTTTTATTGCAATCGCAACATCATTCATTATCGCGGCAACCGTTAACTATGTGCTTTGCATTTTTCTTATTTTTAGACACAAAGCGCGTTGGAACATTCCACTTGAATTGCTTATTTTTATTTTAGTTGCAACAACCGCTGGTGGCTTAGATATGACCGTCACTCTTGGGCTGATCAAACTTGGCACAACACCGCTTTTAGCCAAAGCGGTTTCTTGTGCTATAGGTTTGATATTTAATTTTTTAGGTAGACGATTTTTAGTTTTTCCCGAAAAACAACCTGATGATTGGAAAGTAAGCTTTTAA